The genomic region CAAACCATATGCATGTGTTTTTGGAGTCTAACAATATTATGAAGGCTAAAGATTGTCGCAACTTTGAAGTTGTGTATGTGCCATTTAGATGGAAAAAGAAGGAACCGCTGGATACCGAGTTTGACTGTTTCTTGTTGTATACAATGGCAGAATATGGTGGCAGCGTATTTGAGTCCAATCTTCACAGCAAGGTAGCTCGTCGAAGCTATTGCGTAAAAATATCGGCTTCTTTGATTTTGGCTGATATCAATGTCTATAGGAAGTTAGTGCTTGATAAGGTGAAGTGTTGTGGGAATCTGAGGCCTAAGACCTTGGGATTGGCGTCAGCTAAAAACAAGTTGAAACCCAAATATTCTACTACAAGTGAAGATTCTAACGCTATAGTGAATGTTGTACCACTGACTGCTGTGTATCCAGTAGAGTCAGATTAAGTATTTGATATGTATTTTGGCTTCTATACTGAAGTAGTGTTATCGTTTTGCTTAACTTAATTTTACCGCACTTTTGTGAAGCTCGTGTTGTGCTTTACTAGTGTCAACTGTTGTTAAACCATTACTCTGCTATTATAGCACTATTATTCTATATAAGCAGTAGTTTATACTGCTATTATTCTACTTTTAATTCAGCTTTCCCATTAGTTTTATTTTGTTCACACTATCCATTTTTATTCAACTGTAAATGCAGTAGTCTAGGCTACTTTTACTGCACTTTATTCCaccattattctgctgttagtGCAGTATTATTCTATataaggactagtttattctgctgttattccactatTAGTCCACCATTATTTCAGCTTTCCTgttagttttattttgttaaaactattcatttttattcaagtgtaaatgcAGTAGTTTAGGGTGCTTTTAGTCCACTGTTATTCCACAATTACTCTCCTGtgtattgcactattattctgcATAAGGACTattttattctgctgttattccactatTATTCTGCGTACGGCCTAGTTTATTCAgttgttattccactgttagtctACCAtgctattcatttttattcaagtgtaaatgcagtcgtttagactgcttttagtccactgttattctaccattactcTGCTTGTTATTGCAATATTATTCCGTATAATGAGTGGTTTTAGTCTGTTGTTATTCCATTATTAGTCtactgttattccactgttattctagtTTAATTCAGCTTTCCTATTACTTTTACGTTGTTCAAACACTATCTATTTCTCTTCAACTGTAAATTGCGGTTTTTACTCAACTGTAATTCAATTCTTATTCCAccattattctgttgttattgcactattatgcCGCATAATGAGTAGTTTATCCTGCTGTTATTCCATTATTAGTCTACTGTTATTGCACTGTTATTCTAGGTTAATTCAGCTTTCCTATTACTTTTACTTTgttcaaacactatccatttctattcaACTGTAAATTGCGGTTTTTACTCAACTGTAATTCTATTATTATTCCACCATTATTCTACTGTAATTGCACTATTATGCCGCATAATGagtagtttattctgctgttattccactatTAGTCTACTGTTATTGCACTGTTATTCTAAGTTAATTCAGCTTTCCTATTACTTTTACTTTgttcaaacactatccatttctatttAACTGTAAATGGCAGTTTTACTCCACTGTAATTCTGTTGTTATTCCACCATTTATTCTGCTGTAATTGCACTATTATTCTGTATAACGACTTCTGTTATTCCAATGTTATTCTGTAAATAATAGTtaaacaataaacataaacaataatttgGAGCATAGtagtaaaacaataaacatcaACATTCTAAAATATTACAATAGTTCATTGTTTTAAGAACCTAACAACATTATTTTGAAGCAACAAATATTTTAAAGCAGGAACCCTGGACCATCATGGATTgatttttatatctttattctGTTTCTCGACGCTGCGTTGTGCAGTCCTTTCTGGTGCTCTCAACTTCCACTGACTCATCCCTAAAAGGGTTTTTGTATGCATCCAGAAGTTCCATGGCTTTCAGAACTGGTGTCCAATTTTCAGAGATTGAATGATAGACTTGAGCGTAAGACTTCTGCAAAGCATTCACACCAGCGAGGAATTGACTGTCCATGTCGGCTTCTATgtagttcctatttttcttttccttcagcTGTCTACGCATACGTTCATTGTGAAGTTCAACAACCTTCAATTGTGCTCTAACATTTTCGAGATCTGTTATTAAGACCTCTTCACGGCATTCTGCTGCCTCTACATTTGTTCGTGTATCGATCAACTCTATTGAAAGTAACTCTATTTTCTGTTTCGATTCATCGACTTCCTCCTTTGTTGGAGACCTTCGGTTATTGTCAGTTACGTCGCTCATTCTGTACCATGGGAAGTAGGAACCTTTATGCATTATAAAAAGATATTCAAAATATTTCAACCAAAAGCAAAGCAAAGCAGAAGAAATAAAATTACCTTTTTCCAGAATCCAATATAGTGGAacacaataaaaataaaaacagaaAGATAGGAAATTACCTTTTGCAAAGAAGATGAAGAGGTTTTTTGGAATGAAATTTTCAGTCTgtgctttttctttttttccaatGCAAGTATTTATAGGTGGGTATGAGATACAAACAGTTTTTTCTAATTAGATCAGATTAGTTAACTGTTTCGAAAAGTGTAACTGCCTTTAATTAATAATACTAATCTGTTATTCaactgttattgtagtgttaaatGCAGTTTTATTTGTGGTTGGTTTGTGGAAGACAATCAAATAAGATTAAAAAAAAGGTAAAGTAACTAGTAATAATTCTCATATAATGTTGGTCTCACCTTACTATCTACTAACATTTTAGGATAAAATGTAAttcaaacaatgacaaatagtaaaagtctttGACGTTTAGGCGAGGTCTTCATCATAGCCCTTGTCTTTTGCGTCTCTTGTGTCTTTTTCAGTTCATCCATCTGATTCATATTCCTGCAATTTTTActttactatttgtcattgtggTAACGTAACAACTAGAGCAAAATAACtacacattaatagcagaataacagcataataacataACAGCATTAGAATAACAGAGTAACATCAGAATAATAGGgaaataatagcataataacaggataacattagaataataACAGAATAATAGTGCAGATTCATACATCTTCAGTTTctgattcttcttcatcatcgtcatcacaAGGGGGACTTTCAGCAAAAGCAAGATTACAAGTTCTACTGTTGTGGTTTACCCACTTCTTGCAGTTACAGCATCTGCGCTTCCTCTTTTCTGGCTTGCTCTTGGCCTTTTCTTTCGACGACCTCAATCTTTTGCCACTGcccttattcttggccttgtttggCGGTCGAAGGTCAATATCATTTGAAGCTGTGATGTCAAGAAGATCCTCGATCTTCCTGGCTTTTAGTTTTCGGTTAAATTGGGCCTGTGATGTTCTCCCTGAACTGTTTCAGGGTTTTCTGCACTTGCTTCATTTGTTTAACCGTAGCATAAGTGTCCATCACCCCGACAGTTGCATAAATCtcagaccaaacctttgacatctcaGCTTTCTTGATGTCAGCTTCGTCAATGTCTTCTATGACCTTTCCAGTTTCAACTTGGACAATGGGTCTGTAggatttctttgtccatcgagcaaGGATATAAGGCTCAGGATTCTTGTTTACCTCCCTACCCTTCCACACCCATAGTATATGTCCACAAACAATGCCACGCCTCTCAAACAGCTTACATGCACATTTTCTCTCGTTAGTTTGGATGTTAAATTCCACTCGGAAGTTTATGTGCTTCAGTCCATCACAAACATCATGGTACTCCACTATCCCTACTGTTGTCAAACCCTCGACCCCCATGCTGCATATCGCATGTTTGACTTCCTTCTGAAAGTCTGTAAAGATAGTATGTGTGTACACAAGTGACGCATGCATCTCTACCTTAATTGGTCCTACTTTCTCGAGTATACTATGCTCGTTGGTAGTGTCCATCTCCCTTTATGAATGCCTTTGTTGTTCTATTGTAGAATTGTACCTCATCTAGAACTCAACAAGGGTTCCAAAGTGGCTTTCAAACCGTTTGAAATAGCTATTTGAACTTTCAgatctctgggttgtcctcaGCAGACAATCTAGAGGCAGATCGCGAAAGTAAGTCGGTATCCACTTTTGTCTGATTGAGAATACGTAGTTCAACCAGCGGTTGTTTTGCATACCATGTGCTTCAATAACGGTTTGCCGTTTTTGTTCAAATTCTTCTGGTTCTAAGTCAACATCCCAAACAAAAGCATTTATGTCTGTCATAAAATCCGTGTCATTGCAGATTGCTCTTCCCACCTTCTCAGGCACTTtctgcatgatatgccacatgcagtacTTGTGCACAAAATTCTTGAAAATGTTTGGGCATGCCTTTTTAATTCCAGGGCATTGGTCGGTTATTATACACTGAGGTTGTTGCTGCCCCATTGCTTCTAGAAATTTTGTAAAAATCCATTCGAATGATTCCTGACTCTCGAATTCAAGTAATCCAGCCGTAAAAGTCCTTGTTTTCATGTTGTGGTCTACTTCTGTGAATggagtaaacaccatgaaatatttgtttgtcccataagtagggtcaaacgagATCGTGTCTCTATATAATTTGTAGTTGTTGATGCCTTCCTTATCAGCCCATATAACCTTCGTCAAACATTTGTTCTCATTCTCGTCATAAGCAAAATAGAACCCCTTTGTTTCAACAAGCATTTTGAaatgtgatgtgaccataattagagcatatttagtccccgaattagccttgttcccatgctttttagtgcatatttgggtcatttattgtctttagttctttgttttgcatattctttgaggttttgatcccttggtaggaaaggagtgcaaaccttgcatttttatggcaaaatgaggctaaattgattgaattcaatgaccaagcatcaaggagagacaatattagaaggcctttgtacatactatagtagatgggcaatgatgagaaaggatccttgcatccccgaggaaatcctcaaggactttatgaagaaaaaggaagaaaagaagaaggaacaagactgcctgacaatccgtgcggattgccttgaatccgcccgtccaccacgccacaatccgagcggcttctccagaagacgcccgggcaaaaccacCCAAAGACGCCGGTCCTCCTtcagaagacgcccgggcagaagctgccaaatccgcccgtcccgtgctaaagacacccggattcccagacagtcccatttcgtcttctacaagcttcaaggaaggatgcacatctttctctagagaccggagtctccctagagaccggagtctcccaaaaaagaccggcgtttcctcaacaagggacttaatcgtcatttaagcctttagttaactgtaattcatgcacctaatccccactataaataccccattagtctaattagaagagcatgttcttcttagcaatctttagtgtagttaatatcaatcaaatctctctttaatcttgtaatcaacatttaatcaagttttaatacaagttctatttccttaatctctctcttgttcatcctttattttgggtaattgaagattatttgggttattgttggaagattgacaaccttccaatcaagcatcaagtacttcttttattctttgctttattattggaatcattagtaggtataattctcttaatccctttttaattattattaattactttcatttattcatcatgtttcactttgttggtattattgacaaccttgctagcatgttcaacatgataatgagtgagtagtttccttagctagggttaatgggtaattaggggaaaccaacatgggggatgattcatgcttaaattaatatgctttcatagtttatttgcttgcttgcttgttgtgatctcaatttatgcacatgttatgtttgatgaaatgtgagcctatgaatccttgcattttttacccatcacctatcttttcaatgagacttgtaagacataaaccaactcgagtctcattagaccatgcatattgttgagtagggaagattaagtcgacttgtaggtgttgtacaatctaatagattcggctccgggacccaaactttcctaggattgtaagatataaaccaactcgatccatcacaacaataattgcttgcttataacttgagattatgtttgtatgatcaattccaatgaatcccctatgagcccatgacaccctagtgctttttatcaattgtttacatcccttttagttcatcttgcttgtttactttcaatGCTAtattagtttagtgatcttctacttcaaaccccaattgtgacacccctagacaccactagttgcaatagaaatctcatctcaattcccgtcccttgggatccgactttacttgcctctttactaattatagagttgttggtgaagttataaattgtgttttggtttaGGTGCTCTtgacgacaagtactgaaaactaaacccctcactagggatcacgaccaaaaatggcgccgttgccgggtacggtgttaacttgatttagattttcttatattgttattagttgtgtctttctttgccttggggaagtaaaactcctcaaggtttgttctaattgttttcgagttgtttgatattttgcaagatggaccttatagattgttttgtagaggaccacttaagtatacctttcttcaaagatcacatgcaagcattggaagccttggaagcaagtgaggctaaaaatatgtattgggaattggaggtagatctttttgaggccgctctagctaacaaagaacttactcatgcacaatccgaattagtgcataacatccttgtggaagcatgtcaacctatagaagatgagcaatccatcctagaagacatcttataagctcaagagcaagaggaattcgtcatggaattcgaaggtgatgagattgatgagaatgaagaacaagttgaatatgccatgagaatggaatgtctaatggagatggagaaaattatcaatgaaactccaaaggaggaaagtgaggtacaaatccctactctaaaaccccttcccccaaatttgaaatatgcttaccttgatgaatcaaagaccaaacccgtgattgttaatgatagacttgatgaaaaccaattgggaaaattgcttgatgtgttgaaacaacattagaaggctataggttatagtctagatgaccttaaggggataagtcccaacttttgcatgcatagaattcatctagaggaggaccatagacctaccattcaacctcaaagaagattgaacccccacatgcaagaagttgtcaaaggagaggttatgaaattacttgatgcgggaatcatatatcccatatcggattctttgtgggttagccccgttcaagtggtacctaagaaaggaggtaccacggtggtgacaaacgaaaagaatgaactaatataGGATTAGTTGGTTTAATGGAAACTAGAGTACGTACTGGTTCCATAAATAAGGTTCATGAAGGACTTGGAAATAAATGGTCGTTGGTTCATAATAATAGTATCTGTGATGGGGGAAGAATTTGGGTGTTATGGGATGACAGTGTGTTTCAGGTGGATGTTCTTAGGACTGAAGCACAAGTTATTCATTGCAAAATAGGTTATAGACCAACTGGGGTCAGATGGTTTATGTCATTTGTGTATGGTTTTAACAGAATTGGGGATAGAATTCCTCTTTGGGAATCCTTGGAGAATATGCATACTATCATTTCTGAACCGTGGATGGTGTGTGGGGATTTTAACAATGTTCTGGCTTATGATGAGAGAATAGGGTCTGTTGTGACTGATGGTGAAATCAGGAGATTTTTGGAGTGTACTGAGAAGTGTGAGATTGTTGATATTCCGGCTAAGGGGGCTTTCTTTACTTGGTGTAATAAGCAAGAGGAGGATGGGAGGAGATTTAGTAGAATTGATAGGGTCTTGGTTAACTTGGAGTGGCTTATGTCTTTCCCAGATACCAGCACCAATTTCTTACCAGAAGGGTTGTTTGACCATAATCCGTGTGTTATTGAACTTTGGAAGCATCAACCTAGGAGGAAAGCAAGTTTTAAGTATTTTAACATGTGGGGCAGTGATGAGAAGTTTTTGACTACTGTGGCACAGGAGTGGGATCAGAATATAAGGGGGCTCAAAATGTTTCAAGTAGTTAGGAAAATGAAACTTCTGAAACAGGGATTGAAAACTATCAATAGGATGCTTTTGCCAATATAGAAGCTTCTGCTAGACTTGCTAAGGTGAATCTAGAGAATATACAGTGTGCTTTGCAGCAGGATGTGACTAATAGAGACTTGATGGGTCAGGAAAGGGAAGCTAGCTTACTGTATAAAGAAATGGATAAGGCTAGGTCTGCTTATCTTGCTCAGAAAGCTAAAACAACTTGGATGGAAGAAGGAGATGCTAACACACATTATTTCCATAGTGCAATCAAGAGTAGAAGGATTGTGAATAGGGTTTATTCTATTAAGGATATGTGTGGAAAGTTGTGTGTGGCAGAAGGAGAGATTGAATGTGCGTTTCTGGACTATTATAAGAAGCTTTTGGGGTCTAGTACGAAAGTGAAGCAGGTGCATTTTCCTACAGTCCAACGTGGGAAGGTGCTCACTGATCTGCATAAACAAAGATTGCTTCAAGATGTTACTGATGAGGAAATTAAAACAGCCCTATTCTCTATTCCTGCAACTAAATCCCCAGGGCCAGATGGGTATACGAGTCAATTCTTTCGTGATGCTTTTGATATTGTTGGGGCAGATGTATGCCAGGCAGTGAAGGAAGTGTTCAGGAGTGGAAAGTTACTTAGGCAGCTCAACTCTACTGTGCTTACTCTGATACCTAAGAAGACTAGACCTGAGTCAGTGGCTGACTTTAGACCCATTGCGTGTTGTAATGTACTGTACAAGTGCATTACTAAACTTATTTGTAATAGGGTGGCTGATGTTCTTCCTGATATCATCAGTCCTAACCAGAGTGCGTTCATTAAAGGGAGAGAAATAGTGGATAATATTTTGATTTGTCAGGACCTTGTTAGGCTTTACAACAGAAAGGCATGCTCCCCTAGGTGTCTCATGAAGGTAGATTTGAGGAAAGCCTATGACTCAATAGAATGGCAGTTTATTGAGCAAATGTTATATGCTTTGGGTTTTCCTGAGAGAATGGTGAGGTTAATCATGGAATGTATTTCTACTCCTATGTATACTCTAGCACTAAATGGGAATACATTTGGGTATTTTGAGGGCAAGAGAGGTATTAGGCAAGGGGATCCTATGTCGCCTTTGCTTTTTACAGTGTGTATGGAGTATTTTTCTCGCATTTTGGATGTGGTTGTTGATAGAAGGGAGTTCAGCTTTCATCCTATGTGTAAACAGCTCAAGCTTTGTCACTTAAGCTTTGCAGATGACCTGCTATTATTTTGTAGGGGTGATAAGGACTCAGTGATGGTCATACTGCGAGCTTATCTCACTTTTTCAGTTGCTTCAGGTTTAGAGATGAATAGGGATAAGTCTGAAATTTTTTGTAATGGGATCTAAGGAGAAATTTTGCAAGGGATACTGAGGATTTCTGGGTTCAGTGAGGGTAAGTTCCCTTTTAGGTATCTTGGGATACCAATTTCATATAAGAGGATATCTGTGGGCGATTGCTCAAAATTGGTGGAGAGAATGGTGGAGAGAATTAGAGGATGGGGGTCTAGAAAATTGAGTTATGCAGGAAGGTTAGTGTTAGTAAAGTCTGTCTTGTCACAGCTTCACTCGTATTGGGCAAGAATTTTTGTTATACCTAAAGGGATTATCAGGAAGATAGAAAGTATTTGTAGGAACTATCTTTGGGAGGGAGTTGACAAATTCCACAAAGCTCCTGCTGTGTCATGGGAAAGAATCTGCCAGGATCAGAAGAAGGGTGGCCTGGGGGTCATCAATGGTCTGGTTTGGAATACTGCTCTGATAGGAAAGTATACTTGGTGGGTGGTCTGTAAAAAGGATCACCTTTGGATTCGTTGGGTGCATCAAATCTATATCAAGAATCAGGAGTGGTTTGATTATCAACCTAGCACTAATACAAGTTGGACGTGGAGACAAATTTGTAAAGTGAAAGAGAAGATGAAGCCTGGTTATGCTGCAGGTTTGTGGGGGACTGATGGTAAGGATTACAGGCCTGATCTAGGATATAAGTGGTTGATGGGTGAACATGAGAAGGTGGAGTGGTACCCTGTTGTCTGGAATAGTATGAACTGGCCAAAGCACTCATTCATTGCTTGGCTGTATGTATTGGGTCGTCTTCTTACAAAGGATAGACTGCTGAGGTTTGGCGTTCTCAGTCAGGGAGATTGTGAGCTGTGTGGGGAGGAGCCTGAGACTGCTGAGCATCTTTTTTTTGAATGTCAGTACAGTCAGAAGTGTGTGGCTATGATTAATGCCTGGTTGGACATTGATATACCTGTCAAAGAATGTATGAAGTGGTGTTGCAGACTGAGGATCAGATCTCTGATGAAAAAGAAAATGATACATATGGTGGTGGTAGCACTGATTTATCAGCTGTGGAGAATGAGAAATCAGTGCCGTGTGGAGTCTCTGGTATGGCATCCAAAGGTGCTAGTAAAGCAGGTGCAGCAGCAGGTTAAAATTCGAGCAAACATGAAGATGTGGTCTGCCCCT from Silene latifolia isolate original U9 population chromosome 3, ASM4854445v1, whole genome shotgun sequence harbors:
- the LOC141648826 gene encoding uncharacterized protein LOC141648826; the encoded protein is MGQQQPQCIITDQCPGIKKACPNIFKNFVHKYCMWHIMQKVPEKVGRAICNDTDFMTDINAFVWDVDLEPEEFEQKRQTVIEAHDFQKEVKHAICSMGVEGLTTVGIVEYHDVCDGLKHINFRVEFNIQTNERKCACKLFERRGIVCGHILWVWKGREVNKNPEPYILARWTKKSYRPIVQVETGKVIEDIDEADIKKAEMSKAQFNRKLKARKIEDLLDITASNDIDLRPPNKAKNKGSGKRLRSSKEKAKSKPEKRKRRCCNCKKWVNHNSRTCNLAFAESPPCDDDDEEESETEDLFCSSCYVTTMTNSKVKIAGI